The Papaver somniferum cultivar HN1 chromosome 3, ASM357369v1, whole genome shotgun sequence genome includes a region encoding these proteins:
- the LOC113358720 gene encoding tRNA (guanine-N(7)-)-methyltransferase-like yields MKGNPKSNNTTGLPRKRFYRARAHSNPLSDSHFPVPTAPSEVDYASHYPHYYPSEGACDENGECKGAIYKPQSKKIQFADVGCGFGGLLISLSTLFPDTLMIGMEIRDKVTEYVKERILALRETNPGQYHNVSVVRTNSMKYIPNFFEKGQLLKMFFLFPDPHFKEKNHRRRVISTHLLDEYAYTLQVGGIIYTITDVEELGEWMKDCLARHPLFEAVPEKELDVDPVVKLLSSATEEGQKVARNGGQTFLAVYRRIALSEVGNRV; encoded by the coding sequence ATGAAGGGAAATCCAAAAAGCAACAATACGACAGGCCTGCCACGAAAGCGATTTTATAGAGCACGTGCACACAGCAATCCACTAAGCGATTCACACTTCCCTGTTCCCACTGCACCTTCCGAAGTTGACTACGCCTCGCACTACCCACACTACTATCCTTCAGAAGGAGCTTGCGATGAAAATGGTGAGTGCAAGGGTGCAATATATAAACCCCAGTCGAAAAAAATACAATTTGCTGATGTTGGTTGTGGTTTTGGGGGTTTACTTATCAGCCTTTCAACTCTTTTTCCTGATACACTAATGATTGGAATGGAGATTCGGGACAAGGTGACAGAGTACGTGAAGGAACGAATACTGGCTTTAAGAGAAACAAATCCAGGCCAGTACCATAATGTATCCGTGGTTCGAACAAATTCCATGAAATATATTCCGAATTTCTTCGAGAAAGGGCAGCTGTTGAAGATGTTTTTCTTGTTCCCAGATCCTCATTTCAAGGAGAAGAATCATAGACGCCGTGTTATTAGTACACACTTGCTTGACGAATATGCGTACACACTCCAAGTTGGTGGAATTATATATACAATTACTGATGTAGAAGAACTTGGGGAATGGATGAAAGATTGTTTGGCACGTCATCCTCTTTTTGAAGCAGTTCCGGAGAAAGAACTCGATGTTGATCCAGTTGTGAAGCTTTTGAGTTCTGCAACAGAGGAAGGTCAAAAGGTTGCTAGAAATGGCGGGCAGACTTTTCTAGCAGTTTACAGGCGGATCGCGCTATCAGAAGTAGGAAACAGGGTTTAA
- the LOC113360689 gene encoding antimicrobial peptide 1-like: MAANKNSLSMLFMALVLMAVVSELANASSLTVFGGPGCRGGAARYDRCGCSSFSLSGGYQFVYTGQTASMYNQAGCRGVSSFGFNANANGCHSIGWRSIFIQC; the protein is encoded by the coding sequence ATGGCAGCTAATAAGAACTCGCTCTCTATGCTATTCATGGCTTTGGTCCTCATGGCTGTAGTAAGTGAACTGGCAAATGCAAGTTCGCTAACAGTATTTGGAGGACCAGGTTGTCGCGGTGGAGCTGCAAGGTATGATAGATGTGGATGCTCAAGCTTTAGTCTGTCTGGTGGTTATCAATTTGTTTACACCGGTCAAACTGCTTCCATGTATAACCAAGCGGGTTGTCGGGGTGTGTCTAGTTTTGGGTTCAACGCTAATGCGAATGGATGCCACTCCATTGGATGGAGGAGCATATTCATCCAGTGTTAA